The window AATCTTATTTGTGCACAGAAAAAGATAGTTGGAAGTATTTATAAAACATATTACCAACACAAAAGCAATTAACGGAATAAAACTAGTCTTTGATATAACAATACTTGATCAATGAGAATTCAATCTACTGTTACTAAAAAGAAAATGTGTagtatttttaatcaaaactaTTAACATTTaatagttttcaaattttcttgcTCCAGGCACACAATATAACATAAATTTCATGTTCGGCACATCACTGAATGTGCGAGTCTTTTCCTATTGTaccataataaataataaaaagaaaactaaaaacaggaaaacacaattaaaaattacttaaatGACATACATAATTTGCTGTAGTAGGGTGGTCCAAGACTGCCATCATGAAGGACCAGGTTAAGGTTTGAGGACCACATAAATTTTGGGCCACAAGTCGGGAAAACTCTAATAATATAAGTAAAGGACTGTGTTTTCTGTTTGAATCGGTTTCTAATGTTCTTACGTTTTGTTGCACGAACAACACACTTCTTGataatttctaattttttgcGACAAAGGGCAAAAATCATGTATGTGTCGACACACAATACGGTGACATGTTTTGTCCTATATGTGATATGTATGTCAGGGTCTGGACCACCTACAGCCGTAGACTTATCCTTATAAAAACTATGACTTGCATGTTGATCTTGAGAATTACAATACCATAATGCCAATCATGGCATATATAAGTTTCTGTCCTACAGCTTCAGACTTGCCTAAGTAAAGCAAAGACACAGCGCTTTAATTTATCAAGCCATGATTAGTAAGTCACAGTGTAGAATAAGAAATTTGCATGTGCCAGGTTAAACAAGatgatgcaaaaattgttccaGAATCGTGGGCAATAGGGTTACATGATGTAAGTAAGTGAGGTTCTTAAAcgataataaaacaaaagtaaataaaactaGCTTAATTACTGGAGGATGTACTTCCAGTAATATTGTATATAGCGTTTTAATAGTTTTTGTGATTTGATTCAATATTGAACTAATGATAAATACAGGTTAATAGTACAAGTTTGTTTGGCACTGGAGATCAATATATGACAGTCACCGCTCACACAAGGAGAGGAATTCCAAAAGAAATTGAAAGTCGTCGTTATCTTTCTGCTCACCACTTGCCGTGGAACAAAAATGCAGCGCTTCGCATGTCAAGGTTTGACAACAATAAAATGGATGATGTCTATCTTTTTTTCACCAACCAGGTATGCTGGTTAAGCTTCTGTTTGTTATTCATAGACATGGATCAATGTGTTGTACATAAAAGTTGCGATGTTTTACAAACACTTAATTTTGACATCTTAAGTTAATTAAGTTAACATCTTACATATTCAGTTTATACTTTATATTGCAccatttattaattatatgcCAACTGTTTTGCTAGATTGAGCAAATTATGAATAATGCTATTGGCTCCTCCAAACCCACACAACTTTGTCGTTATCATTTGCAACGAGGCAGACGCATACATCATCTAACTTGCACTGAAGAGCACTTTGTgccaatttttcaaaattttggaAATCGGGTTTGTATCTTGATTTTTAAGATAAGCTTTAAGTTTTGAGATAAGTTATTGTTCTATTAGCAAAACTagtagttttaattttgagcAAATCATATAGAATTAGCTTTAAACATGCAGCCTAGCATGGTAGTCACAAATCTAAGATTCTATGATTTTCCCATAGAATGCCATGAGCACAAGTGTAActcaatatttgaaaattcatCGCATATCATCACTGAAAGCCAAAGACCGAATGTCACCAAGTAGGATATTCAACTGTTTATTAACAcaaaaaaagcagaaaaatacaatgtatacttgattaaattattataatttgatATTTATATGCTATGCACATTTTAGCTGAAGCTGGACAACTGGAAAGTTATCAAAAGCAAACACTTGTGTTTCAAACTGAACTTGATGCATTGACTAACGACCTGCTGAACAATTTTGACCCTAAAGCCGCTTTTTTTCGAATGATTGATCCTCAAAGCTCAGATGAGAATCTCTCAGTCCTTTCGAAACTGAGTTTATGGGCGTCCAATCAGAATGAAGAATCCATTCAAAATCTCTGGGCTGCAATTGTTGAAAGCATACCCATTGTGCCAGAAACAGTGTACATGATTCAACATTCTTTACTTTTACACACTTTATTACTGTCATTTACTGtaactatttttgttttcatgctAATTAGTGGTTCTGTTTCTAGCTATTTGTTCTATTTACAACTGACTTAAGCTTTGGAATATTTCGCTCCAAAGTCAAAAAGTTGGACAATTAAAAATTACCCGTTCTTTTTGGATATAAATTTGTTGATACATGTTGCTAGTTTTGAGAGAGTTAACACCACAAGCCAGATATAGTTCAAAACCCTTTTACTTGGTTGCAAGTTTGAAaagtgttaaattttttaggaGTGCTTGGAACACACTTTTGTTAAATTGCATGGATTCTAAATGGTGTCACCTGGAAAAGAATTGCACTCGTTCCTTGGGTTGCCAACAAGTGTATAGTCATCAAGTATCGCTGACTGTGTCACAACCAGTTGAAGAAGATATAAAGCTGCTTTTGCTTAGTAGTTTAGCATCAGTAAAAAATCCCGGTTCTGCAATTTTACAAACAGCTTTGGTGAGTTTTATTTCAGGCAAATTTTATATGTTGTATAATATGGTTTAAGTTGCTTGTTGGAATTTAGTACGCTAAGtcagtgtttaaaaatttccaCTCTAGTTTGGATGCATACATAATTCTCAGCTTTTAATATGATTTCTTTTTAGTAGATAATATCTGCTATGAACTTGTAATAACACAGTTAAAGAACACAGCTTCTCGGCGTCTGTTATGTAAAGTAATGGCTAAATTGACAAAGTTGTTGAGTCAGGGCCACAGCTCATTGTGTTTATTTGCACAATTAttgctttcaaaaaaaaatgaaaacattatgCTTTTTGTGtataacaattttttgtcaCGATATCATTGTTTACATATTTATAAACTAATTTAGCTTTGAAGCAACAATGTTTAAAAGATCAATTATATTTTATCAGAACGTGGCATTGACAGACAGCACATCCTCAAAGATATTGACACTGGGGCAAGTTTTGAATAGGCATCTTACTTCAGAAGTCGTTGAAAAATCTAACGACACTATCGAAGAAGTCAAAGAGTTTTTGCTCGAAGTCGTTCACCAAAAATGCTCCTTAGAAACTTTTGGTGCGCACTTCATATTGATAAAGCTTTGTTGGTAGTAATAGGTTACATGTATTGGGTTTAAGTCAATATGATACGTACAACGTTTTGCAGATAAGGAAGATGAGAAGTCTGCTTTATATGCCATTAAGTCACTTCCACTGCTGCTGGAAGACCAGTCAGAGGCAGCCAATGTATGGGAGTGTGCTCACAATCCAAATGCACCAAAGTCAGTAAAAATTGCAGCTATCCAAGCTATGAACAACAAACAAGTTATAACATCTCCACAGGTTCGGCAAAATGATATGTATCTTTAACTTAAAGTTATGGTCTTTTAAGAAACTTTAGACTCATTTTCTGATGACACTCATCTGAGTTCTTACAATGCAGATACGAAAAGAACTACTTCAACTTATGATtgacaaaagtaaaacttcagACTTGAGGTTACCAAGTTTTCTCATTTTATTAGCAAAGGAACCTAACGACgaagaaatttataaaatgctGGCTTTAGGTAACAGATTAGTGAATTCATTAATCATTACTTCCTCGTGCATAATTTCAATGCATACTGAAGCTATATAGTGCCGACGGCTTTTGCAcaagttattttgaaaaagtgtAAAAATGTAGTTATTGTAAGATTTACTATGaaatttattgtgtttaattATATTTCATATTCACTATATGTATGGTCTGctttattatttgaaaactCTTCTTTTTTTTAGCCAATGATCCATCTGAATCAGCAggcatcaaatattttttgaataaatacaTTAAGTCACAGATTGCGCTTTTCGGGACAGATTACAGTACTTTCTCAAAGATGTGAGTTACAATAAATGCACTGTAAGCTGTATTAGAGCTGGTATATATCAGTTGGCATAAACAACTTATTATAACGCAAAACTTGGATGATAATAAGATATCCTAATTTTAGATGTATGTACATTAATACATGGTAGCAAATAGGCTGCTAAAAATTGCgtttatttaatgtttttttatgtgtattctatatttttattatcagcAGCTGAATACACTGATACTTGATTACATTGATTAGGGTTGGTCAGATATATCAGAAATAATATTTGGTTGTTTTAGAACTATGGACCGGTTTTTGGATGCTTTTGCATCAGTTGCGCCAAATCTTGAACAACCAATGATGGGTGAAAATAAAGTGGAAAAGAAGAGTTTTGAGCAAAAATTTCCAGTAGAACTACCTATTCTCAAGcagaacattggttgcttttttAAGGCAGATATGTTTATGTCAGGAAACAATCCCATACCTTTAGTGATAGAAGTTTCGATTCATGCAGAGGtattattttttgacattGAAGCGGCGTGGCACAATTAACCTACTGTTTAAAGTTGCAATTTTATCTTGCCAATCTGTTATCTTTGTgtaattttactattttttgcTAAGTTACAAAATGCCAATGTATCGTTGCTGAACATAAAAGTGGACATTGGACAACTCACAACAGTATTGCCACCTCTGTTTGGAGTGGATGGTGTTCTTCCACTTCAAGCGGCGGAACACCTGATGAACATACCTGTGTATCAGTGGCTTCGAACGTTTGATGTCATTCCTCCGAAAATGCCAGATGATAGCTTTAACAAACTTGAGCAGCTAAGTGATCAGGTAAAGTAGTTAGTGCCATGTGGTAATCAAATTAAAAGCATAGAAAAAGTTTAGGTACAAGCACAAACCTACATATTGAATAAAACTGTTATGCTGTCAATGTTATACTATTTTAGTAAGATGTTTTAGAGGAAAACTTATTACTGACTAACTAAATAATGTACTTGATTATCCAAAACTACTCTGTTTTATCCAAAGGCCTGGTGGAAAAGGCAATGGTAGCAAAAATCTTGAAAACTTTACAAGCACAGTACAAAGTTTTTGCTCCCAGTATTTCatgtgtttatttgttttactaGATTATCAGTTTtgtttagtgtaaatttgttttgatttgtaTGAGATGTATTTAAATCTTTTAttccaaacaataaaatttaaagggcttaaatatttcaatagtTTCGTCTAGCAAAACTTATGCTGGAAACgcaaaacaaagctttcctGGAGATTAAGTTTATGGGACAAGGAATTGCTTTGAGTTCCATCTTGCAATCAACATCTATACAGGATATGACTATATCCCAGATGCTTAAAGTAAGCAGCTACTGAAGTGTATATGGAATTTAAAATTGCTGTAAACAGGAATATTTTGATCAAGTGAATCCTGTTTAGTATGTAGAAAAATTGGAAAATGGTATGTTTTTCAATGGATCAATTGTGATGACACCTGTGCATTTTCAAACTGTCTTGCCTACATCTGTGGGGCTTGGCGTTGTTTCCAGTGTAGATATTGCAACTATGCTACGGCCTGCTTTTAGTGTTTTATTAGAAATTAATAAACTTGTCTTTACTGGACGTGGATCGGCAAAAATACACCTTGATCCTACGTAAGTGTCATGTGTTTACAAAAAATGCTTGATAATCTTTACAATCATGACATTAGAAACTGCAATGTTTGAAATACGGTTGCACCATGTTTATAAATATCACTAAGTGGTACACAAAATATCActatttttttagaaaaacttcTTCTCTTGCTAATTGTATAGCTAATCAGACCAGGAATAGGAAATCTCTCAATATGTACTAAACATCGCACAACATATTTTAATAGTCATTTCTTTTAACTTTACTAGAGTGGAAATACAGATAAACATGGACCGCACTATAAAAGTTCCTCGGGGCTGCTCATGTGGATCTGGTGTGCTTGTGAAAGCAAAACATGACAGTcagttacaaataaaaattactaaaaatccAAGCTCTATAGAAATGGAAATATATCCCAGTGAAAGAAATGATTTGTTGATGATTAGGTACTACCCTTTAACCATGATAGAAATTGGTTAAGGTTGTTAAAACGGTTAAAGATTTGAAGTTTAACTTAATGAAATactaaatgttaaaatttttgaattgttAAACGTTGCTTGTGCTGGTAAAAAATGAGTAGAAAACTTAACCAAAATCTTGTTGTTAGGTCTGCCAGCACATCTTCTACTTGGGGAACACCTACTGGTGTAGAAATAACTTCAGCACCACTTTCATGCAGAACAAAGACATTCTACCCTGGTGGACGTTACTTTTCAACTGTAGGTTAATGAAATgttcaaacaaatttgaaattagCTTAAAGACCTATTTACTGCAAAGCTGAATTCGTAATTggttgattattattattgcataATACTTTAGGAATGTGGAGAACAAATTGCACCACGCGAAGTAGCTTACTGGCATAATCCCATTGAAGTTCCTATAAAATACCAACTTTCCTGGGGTCCAATGCCTGGGCTTGTGAACCAGCAACCTTTGCCTGCAGTGGGAATAGAACTAGTGGTAAATATGATCGTTAGCAGTAATAATGCACAACTTATGCAGTTGGTTAGTGTTTAACAGTGTTGCATATGTATATTAGTGATAAATATTGTTGTATATAACTATACTAAACGTACGATACTACATTTATGATTAGGGATGTGCCAATGTGCAGcatttttaagtattttgtatTGTACTATATATACCTTACAGGTACTTGTATGGCAAATCAGCAAGTCATAGAATTATGGCTTTTAATAATACCTGATGTATTTTGCGTAACAGATGTAGTATGATGTTGCTCTATGCTACATTTGTGTCTGCTTTGTTATTGAATTCTCTATGTTCATGGAAAATTTATGAATAGCTGATTATTAAAACTGATTACTGATGCAACCCTAGTTCCCAGTAATTGTAgctaaaagaataaaatttgcagaagtttcaaaaagtttaacaactACAGAACAACTAGAGCATAAATGAATACTTAACAAATCATTGTAAAATTCCACTCATTTTACATCAATGGccaaaaatagttttttttaaatgtattttttaattgttgcaaatttcCATTTTCAGGTCAGTGCAATAACAGATTTACCCATTCAAGCATCATTTACAAAGTCCTGGAGTTTTAGATATTTTCCCACAATAAACCAAATACAAGTATCACAAATCAATGCAAATACATCTGTTTGGGAGGCCAATGCTAATCTTGTAATTGAACTTGGCACTGGAAGTAACTCTCAACAAATTCAACAAGTTTTTGCGAGTGCAAATGTGTCTATGACtggccaaaatatttttgaaggcTCTTTAGTAGTTGATAAGTCAACTGAGAATGTTCCATTGGAAGATGTGTTAACTACACTAAACATGCAggtttttatatgtttttgaACTTATCATTTTAAAAAAAGATGTTCATGCATAAATTGGTACTGTAGTACTGCATGTTATGTAATTAATGcataaaaatagaaaagtagTTAAAACATATTATCCTATATATGCTATTACACACAGGGTGAACTTCAGTATGGTTCTGTATCTGGATACGATGTTACTGGTACAGTTGTTTTACCAACTGCAATGGCAAGATTTGTTGCTGTTGGTCATATTCCTCAACCAACAATATCAGGGGAGTTTACTGCTCTTGGCAAGGTACAAAAATGATCAAATTGACATTTTTAGataagaaatgttttagtaattttaaATTCGGCACCTTCTTTTTCTCAGCTTTATGTAGGTTCACCAAATGGGCCATCAATTGGTACCATTGTATGGGAGAGAGAGTTGGTAACTGAAGGTATTGATGTTGGCTCAAGAGTGAAAATCCTTCTAAAAGAGTTAAGTccacaattttttccataCGAGAGCGTAAATATGACAAATACAATGATAAATTCATCGACTACTGgatacaaaaaaattcttcACCTTGACTCAACGTATCATCCTTCCTTTCCTGGACCATTTTTGGATTTACgtcaaataacaaaatacagTTCAATTGGTGATCCACGTCTTTATGATTGGAAAGCTACTGTTACATCAAACTATTTCCAAGGTAACAAGTAAagatttttgataaattataGTGTGTGAGTTACAGTAAGTGTACAAAAGTAGATAGGACGTTCGTTtgacaaaaaaagtttttattatatttttccCACTTATTTGATTTACTAGCGGTTAATTATTCATCAGTTGCAAACGTGAGTATTAGTCTTTTCAAGATTTTCCTTCATGAAAATATCCTTTAAATTGCAGCCCAATGGAGCGCAGATGCGACTGATTCCTCAAGGTTTGATATCAGAAGTCATTTAGTTCTTCCAGTGTACCCAATAGCAGTTGATCAGATCAGATCTTCATCACACGATGATGTTCGTATTCCCATTTTAGATCCTACTGTTGTGACATACGGTTTGGATGTAACGCTTGGCACATTACCAGAAGGCCACATAAACACAACTGCTTTCTATAACATTCTTGGAGTAAAGCAGTTTGTGCAATTGACTAGCAGTCATGTGAACtgcaaaaattgtttcgtGATAGAGGCTGTAACTTTGCAAGGAGAAGgaaaattcattttcaaatatcaaaaCAGCAGTTTGTGGAACTCTTTTTACCTTAATATTGATCCAGAAATAGCAGAGGAATTACACCTTCCAAGCATACTCTACTCTTCTCTTAGCAGTGGTCGCGTTAAAATTGGTTATGATTTCATTGCACATTTCAAGCCAGATTCCTTTGATGTTCAAGTTGGAACACGCATTGCAGATTATTTCTGCACGCTTGATGAAAAATTGAGTTGGAATAAAGCAAATTTACTTCTGTCAAGTAAACGTTTTGGCTTCTCACTGGGACTGATTTGTGAAACAAAGGTTTCTGATGCCATTAATGCCCTGGACTTTCATTATGACTCACAAATTGATTATGAACTTGCCAAAACCAACAGTGACTCAAGTCGCAGAATTAATGTAAACAGTTACATGCAAAAGAGCAACTTAATGACTTTCAATCAATCGTTGGATGTTTCTGTTGATAGCAGTAGCAGTGTACTTCAAGAAGCTGCTCTTATTACGGACACTACTTACAGCTTGAGTGAATCAGAAATAAATGAAGCTGCTACCAACAAACGTGGTCAGGGTAATTTTACCCTAACATATCTGGACCCAGTATCTGACACTTGGTCGTCTCCAACACATGGCGTAAAGGCAACGTGGTCAGAGCCTTCAATGCCATTGTCACCAGGTGGTGCTGACAATCGATATCATCACGATGGAAAATACTTCATTGGCCCACCTCAGAAAATTGAAAGCACACTACAGGAGCTTTGTGGCCGTAACAACAATTGCAAGGACAGGAAGAGGCAGATTTACCAAGTTTGTTTACATAACTATTTACCACAATGTAATTGTAGTTTGTATATACTTGTCTGAATATTTTGTGATTTCACTGAATACAGAAACGACAAGAAACCAGTTTGCAGAAGATGTTAAGACTTGCTCAGTTTTCAGCTGAAGAACAACAACGTTTTACTGACATTCCATGGATGCAACTTGGCAGTTTGGCAATT of the Clavelina lepadiformis chromosome 7, kaClaLepa1.1, whole genome shotgun sequence genome contains:
- the LOC143464884 gene encoding uncharacterized protein LOC143464884, yielding MQLNSIVCSVLAALVLIVVVSAQDEREETQFLYPYDDCSNVQSFQVSRSHFLLYEGTISHKDVTRNETKSGFRIKCTNILLSVLSPCAARLQLSECSLYEGSLDKNGELLFEDLSPKSRKFAFILKRFPAYFFFNSGEVKDVFFHKNEPVDVANIKRAILSSVSLKFSGKGFANPIGESFTVNSTSLFGTGDQYMTVTAHTRRGIPKEIESRRYLSAHHLPWNKNAALRMSRFDNNKMDDVYLFFTNQIEQIMNNAIGSSKPTQLCRYHLQRGRRIHHLTCTEEHFVPIFQNFGNRNAMSTSVTQYLKIHRISSLKAKDRMSPTEAGQLESYQKQTLVFQTELDALTNDLLNNFDPKAAFFRMIDPQSSDENLSVLSKLSLWASNQNEESIQNLWAAIVESIPIVPETVSAWNTLLLNCMDSKWCHLEKNCTRSLGCQQVYSHQVSLTVSQPVEEDIKLLLLSSLASVKNPGSAILQTALNVALTDSTSSKILTLGQVLNRHLTSEVVEKSNDTIEEVKEFLLEVVHQKCSLETFDKEDEKSALYAIKSLPLLLEDQSEAANVWECAHNPNAPKSVKIAAIQAMNNKQVITSPQIRKELLQLMIDKSKTSDLRLPSFLILLAKEPNDEEIYKMLALANDPSESAGIKYFLNKYIKSQIALFGTDYSTFSKITMDRFLDAFASVAPNLEQPMMGENKVEKKSFEQKFPVELPILKQNIGCFFKADMFMSGNNPIPLVIEVSIHAELQNANVSLLNIKVDIGQLTTVLPPLFGVDGVLPLQAAEHLMNIPVYQWLRTFDVIPPKMPDDSFNKLEQLSDQFRLAKLMLETQNKAFLEIKFMGQGIALSSILQSTSIQDMTISQMLKYVEKLENGMFFNGSIVMTPVHFQTVLPTSVGLGVVSSVDIATMLRPAFSVLLEINKLVFTGRGSAKIHLDPTVEIQINMDRTIKVPRGCSCGSGVLVKAKHDSQLQIKITKNPSSIEMEIYPSERNDLLMIRSASTSSTWGTPTGVEITSAPLSCRTKTFYPGGRYFSTECGEQIAPREVAYWHNPIEVPIKYQLSWGPMPGLVNQQPLPAVGIELVVSAITDLPIQASFTKSWSFRYFPTINQIQVSQINANTSVWEANANLVIELGTGSNSQQIQQVFASANVSMTGQNIFEGSLVVDKSTENVPLEDVLTTLNMQGELQYGSVSGYDVTGTVVLPTAMARFVAVGHIPQPTISGEFTALGKLYVGSPNGPSIGTIVWERELVTEGIDVGSRVKILLKELSPQFFPYESVNMTNTMINSSTTGYKKILHLDSTYHPSFPGPFLDLRQITKYSSIGDPRLYDWKATVTSNYFQAQWSADATDSSRFDIRSHLVLPVYPIAVDQIRSSSHDDVRIPILDPTVVTYGLDVTLGTLPEGHINTTAFYNILGVKQFVQLTSSHVNCKNCFVIEAVTLQGEGKFIFKYQNSSLWNSFYLNIDPEIAEELHLPSILYSSLSSGRVKIGYDFIAHFKPDSFDVQVGTRIADYFCTLDEKLSWNKANLLLSSKRFGFSLGLICETKVSDAINALDFHYDSQIDYELAKTNSDSSRRINVNSYMQKSNLMTFNQSLDVSVDSSSSVLQEAALITDTTYSLSESEINEAATNKRGQGNFTLTYLDPVSDTWSSPTHGVKATWSEPSMPLSPGGADNRYHHDGKYFIGPPQKIESTLQELCGRNNNCKDRKRQIYQKRQETSLQKMLRLAQFSAEEQQRFTDIPWMQLGSLAISESNSIFAIHAGSIMDTKDIVTYIHQKMEKILSKFDGNLDDSYISELEGSLIMVQHFLENLAETIPLKDYNIGPIKVYIESLFEKIFKVDYALGNILQNPLSLPPYLFAIREQMNSLLDSSLLLSTMDLYQSVGFFYPSSAQYITVNSHYHVFPQISQPSCNWLSGIDTKEGLVTAAMKRDSALMSFNGTTLVAHRNGMVDIVDPSGNILPVEFPFIFATSICRKNRDNEIECGNEFSSTRFTFDMDNNQATLYADVRGSYMDDIKGLAGIAGNKIEVPRYLLPDGSVGKDEAEFLNHYELTGNDECLFKSEDAIVNTPTETGMQLCSQAFEHFVSFDLMLVNTYMKMCSEKATTPNQVCKYVEMLVHSLRRRGHAMPTLSMCSECSSDEPIEITRVNIMIMISRSSDMLTMNPTDLLLDFVSQLLQEHSEAEVINADITLVTYGGPTHFYQPFINTIGQQTKLNDVARIRNRITQIEFNGPSYDSTSSVDALDFALKLNEAHLGVARSVIVVAPESTQQHMGGRIPKKMANLFINQLTNVYLLSSLNDQECMTNYIMLPHLTSGDCHRSDDSTSLVNVVRAYLIGKMRSPVSCTCGEIDQNASVCSPII